Proteins from one Rosa chinensis cultivar Old Blush chromosome 7, RchiOBHm-V2, whole genome shotgun sequence genomic window:
- the LOC112180183 gene encoding xylulose kinase 2 isoform X1 codes for MADFSLPKDSYFLGFDSSTQSLKATVLDSNLNFVTSELVQFDTCLAHYKTKDGVYRDASIDGRVVSPTLMWVEALDLVLDKLLKSHLDFGKITAVSGSGQQHSSVYWKNGSSSILSSLDSKVPLVDQLNDAFSVKESPIWMDSSTTAQCKELENAVGGALQLSQLTGSRAYERFTGPQIKKIFETHPEVYNNTERISLVSSFMASLLIGRYACIDESDGAGMSLMDIKKRTWSKVLLEATAPGLEDKLGKLAPAHAVAGHIAPYFVERYKFNKDCLVIQWSGENPNRLAGLTLSTPGDLGLSLDTSDTVFGITDDPQPGLEGHVFPNPVDTKSYIVMLCYKNGSPAREGIRNRYCEGSWDRFNTYLTYAKPLNDGKMSFYYTEHEILPPLPVGFHRYILENFTGDTLEGVTVREVEQQFDPKFDEARAVVEGQIMSMRGHAERYGMPSPPKRLIATGSSSVNRAFLYIAACVFGCELYTVRRSDSVSLGAALRAVHGWLCSSKGTFVPFSCLHDKNNTSLKCKLEAISDINLVDKYALMVKKRLEIENCLVEKLGCM; via the exons ATGGCAGACTTCTCTCTCCCTAAGGATTCTTATTTCCTTGGATTTGACAGTTCTACCCA GTCATTGAAGGCAACTGTGCTAGACTCCAATCTCAATTTTGTTACCTCAGAGCTTGTCCAATTTGACACTTGTTTGGCTCATTACAAAACCAAAGATGGAGTTTACCGAGATGCCTCGATTGATGGTAGAGTTGTTTCACCCACCCTGATGTGGGTAGAAGCTCTAGATCTTGTACTCGATAAACTTTTGAAATCacatttggattttgggaagATCACTGCTGTTTCCGGTAGTGGGCAGCAACATAGTAGTGTCTATTGGAAGAATGGGAGTTCCTCAATCTTGTCATCATTGGACTCCAAAGTGCCATTGGTGGATCAGCTAAATGATGCCTTTTCGGTGAAGGAATCGCCAATATGGATGGACAGCAGCACCACAGCACAATGTAAAGAATTAGAGAATGCTGTTGGTGGAGCATTACAGCTATCCCAACTTACAGGTTCGCGTGCTTACGAAAGATTCACAGGACCACAGATCAAGAAGATATTCGAGACACATCCAGAAGTTTATAACAACACTGAGAGGATCTCTCTTGTTAGTTCTTTTATGGCGTCTCTTCTAATTGGGAGATATGCGTGTATTGATGAAAGTGATGGTGCAGGGATGAGCTTGATGGATATAAAGAAAAGGACCTGGTCTAAAGTACTATTAGAG GCCACTGCCCCTGGCCTGGAGGATAAACTTGGAAAGTTAGCCCCTGCCCATGCTGTTGCAGGTCACATTGCTCCCTATTTTGTGGAGAG ATATAAATTCAACAAGGATTGCTTGGTTATTCAGTGGTCAGGAGAAAATCCTAACAGATTAGCAG GCTTAACCCTAAGTACCCCAGGGGATCTTGGATTGAGTCTTGACACGAGTGATACT GTCTTTGGTATTACTGATGATCCTCAACCTGGATTAGAAGGACATGTTTTCCCTAATCCTGTTGACACGAAAAGCTACATAGTAATGTTGTGTTACAAGAATGGGTCTCCAGCTCGTGAAG GTATTCGGAACCGCTATTGCGAAGGTTCTTGGGATAGGTTCAACACATATCTTACATATGCCAAGCCCCTAAATG ATGGAAAGATGAGTTTCTACTATACGGAGCATGAAATTCTTCCCCCACTTCCAG TTGGATTTCATCGCTACATTCTTGAAAATTTCACCGGTGATACTTTGGAGGGTGTGACTGTACGTGAAGTGGAGCAGCAGTTTGATCCAAAATTTGATGAG GCTCGAGCAGTAGTAGAGGGCCAGATCATGTCTATGCGAGGTCATGCAGAAAGATATGGAATGCCTTCTCCTCCAAAACGATTGATAGCAACTGGTAGTTCATCAGTGAATCGTGCCTTCCTGTACATTGCAGCGTGTGTATTTGGATGCGAGTTGTACACAGTTCGTAGATCTG ATTCAGTTTCTCTTGGAGCTGCATTGAGGGCTGTTCATGGTTGGCTATGCAGTTCAAAAGGTACTTTTGTGCCCTTCTCGTGCTTGCATGACAAGAATAATACGTCTCTCAAGTGCAAACTTGAAGCTATTTCAGACATAAATTTGGTTGACAAGTATGCGTTGATGGTGAAGAAGAGACTTGAAATAGAGAACTGCCTCGTTGAAAAACTCGGATGCATGTAA
- the LOC112180183 gene encoding xylulose kinase 2 isoform X2, with translation MADFSLPKDSYFLGFDSSTQSLKATVLDSNLNFVTSELVQFDTCLAHYKTKDGVYRDASIDGRVVSPTLMWVEALDLVLDKLLKSHLDFGKITAVSGSGQQHSSVYWKNGSSSILSSLDSKVPLVDQLNDAFSVKESPIWMDSSTTAQCKELENAVGGALQLSQLTGSRAYERFTGPQIKKIFETHPEVYNNTERISLVSSFMASLLIGRYACIDESDGAGMSLMDIKKRTWSKVLLEATAPGLEDKLGKLAPAHAVAGHIAPYFVERYKFNKDCLVIQWSGENPNRLAGLTLSTPGDLGLSLDTSDTVFGITDDPQPGLEGHVFPNPVDTKSYIVMLCYKNGSPAREGIRNRYCEGSWDRFNTYLTYAKPLNDGKMSFYYTEHEILPPLPVGFHRYILENFTGDTLEGVTVREVEQQFDPKFDEARAVVEGQIMSMRGHAERYGMPSPPKRLIATGSSSVNRAFLYIAACVFGCELYTVRRSDSVSLGAALRAVHGWLCSSKVQALEVQF, from the exons ATGGCAGACTTCTCTCTCCCTAAGGATTCTTATTTCCTTGGATTTGACAGTTCTACCCA GTCATTGAAGGCAACTGTGCTAGACTCCAATCTCAATTTTGTTACCTCAGAGCTTGTCCAATTTGACACTTGTTTGGCTCATTACAAAACCAAAGATGGAGTTTACCGAGATGCCTCGATTGATGGTAGAGTTGTTTCACCCACCCTGATGTGGGTAGAAGCTCTAGATCTTGTACTCGATAAACTTTTGAAATCacatttggattttgggaagATCACTGCTGTTTCCGGTAGTGGGCAGCAACATAGTAGTGTCTATTGGAAGAATGGGAGTTCCTCAATCTTGTCATCATTGGACTCCAAAGTGCCATTGGTGGATCAGCTAAATGATGCCTTTTCGGTGAAGGAATCGCCAATATGGATGGACAGCAGCACCACAGCACAATGTAAAGAATTAGAGAATGCTGTTGGTGGAGCATTACAGCTATCCCAACTTACAGGTTCGCGTGCTTACGAAAGATTCACAGGACCACAGATCAAGAAGATATTCGAGACACATCCAGAAGTTTATAACAACACTGAGAGGATCTCTCTTGTTAGTTCTTTTATGGCGTCTCTTCTAATTGGGAGATATGCGTGTATTGATGAAAGTGATGGTGCAGGGATGAGCTTGATGGATATAAAGAAAAGGACCTGGTCTAAAGTACTATTAGAG GCCACTGCCCCTGGCCTGGAGGATAAACTTGGAAAGTTAGCCCCTGCCCATGCTGTTGCAGGTCACATTGCTCCCTATTTTGTGGAGAG ATATAAATTCAACAAGGATTGCTTGGTTATTCAGTGGTCAGGAGAAAATCCTAACAGATTAGCAG GCTTAACCCTAAGTACCCCAGGGGATCTTGGATTGAGTCTTGACACGAGTGATACT GTCTTTGGTATTACTGATGATCCTCAACCTGGATTAGAAGGACATGTTTTCCCTAATCCTGTTGACACGAAAAGCTACATAGTAATGTTGTGTTACAAGAATGGGTCTCCAGCTCGTGAAG GTATTCGGAACCGCTATTGCGAAGGTTCTTGGGATAGGTTCAACACATATCTTACATATGCCAAGCCCCTAAATG ATGGAAAGATGAGTTTCTACTATACGGAGCATGAAATTCTTCCCCCACTTCCAG TTGGATTTCATCGCTACATTCTTGAAAATTTCACCGGTGATACTTTGGAGGGTGTGACTGTACGTGAAGTGGAGCAGCAGTTTGATCCAAAATTTGATGAG GCTCGAGCAGTAGTAGAGGGCCAGATCATGTCTATGCGAGGTCATGCAGAAAGATATGGAATGCCTTCTCCTCCAAAACGATTGATAGCAACTGGTAGTTCATCAGTGAATCGTGCCTTCCTGTACATTGCAGCGTGTGTATTTGGATGCGAGTTGTACACAGTTCGTAGATCTG ATTCAGTTTCTCTTGGAGCTGCATTGAGGGCTGTTCATGGTTGGCTATGCAGTTCAAAAG TTCAAGCTCTGGAGGTTCAGTTCTAG